A part of Oryctolagus cuniculus chromosome 17 unlocalized genomic scaffold, mOryCun1.1 SUPER_17_unloc_1, whole genome shotgun sequence genomic DNA contains:
- the LOC100340969 gene encoding zinc finger protein 84-like, translated as MTKPDLILKLEQGAEPWMGEECLHHSLPVAMKRDDLIRKIPECQDKNLNQNVMKNNKTSTPKIIEVRKTLHLSSNHIPKLSIKKRIYSEMKPEEYNICHNVHPHCGADQLETEEKFDATKVLGNALQICEALNQQHKIQTVQQAFEPIGKGNVFKRKNIFCKYERHFMVESNKSTATIGKTTQMEQDFHKNSNLSMHQQSPRREKVYEYTSSLEPVIDQSPLKINHRPHIGKKPYACKPCGKSFSYKFCRAIHYGTHIVENSHVFNEHGEATYQKSHLINHQRIHTGEKPYECNDCGKTFGRKSYLINHQRIHTGEKPYECNDCGKGFVRNPNLINHQRIHTGEKPYECNDCGKAFVRKLNLITHQRIHTGEKPYECSDCGKAFRYKSTLTNHQRIHTGGKPYECHDCGKSFMWKSDLILHQRIHIGEKPYECNDCGKAFGHKPNLITHQKIHTAEKPYECNECGKAFMWKTDLILHQRIHRGNKSYECHDCGKAFGQKSHHINHQRIHTGEKPYECSDCGKSFSQKSILTNHQRIHTGEKPYECNDCRKAFSQKSNLISHQRIHTGEKPYECSDCGKAFSQQSHLISHQRIHAGEKPYECSDCGKAFSQQSHLISHQRIHTGE; from the exons atgaccaaacctgacttgatcttgaagttggagcaaggagcagagccctggatgggggaagaatgccTACATCATAGCCTTCCAG ttgccatgaaaagggatgacctgattaGGAAAATCCCGGAATGtcaggacaaaaatctgaatcagaATGTTATGAAAAACAATAAGACATCAACTCCCAAGATAATTGAAGTAAGAAAAACTCTTCATTTAAGTTCAAaccatattccaaaactgagtatcaaaaagagaatCTATTCAGAAATGAAACCTGAAGAATACAATATATGTCACAATGTGCATCCCCACTGTGGGGCTGATCAACtagaaactgaagaaaaatttGATGCTACTAAGGTACTTGGGAATGCTCTCCAGATCTGTGAGGCTCTTAATCAACAACACAAAATTCAGACTGTGCAACAGGCATTTGAACCAATTGGAAAAGGGAACgtcttcaaaaggaaaaatatattttgtaaatatgagAGGCATTTTATGGTAGAAAGTAATAAGTCAACTGccactattggcaagacaactcaaatGGAACAAGATTTCCATAAAAATTCTAACCTCAGTATGCATCAACAAAGTCCCAGAAGAGAGAAAGTTTATGAATATACTAGTTCTTTGGAACCTGTCATTGACCAATCACCtcttaaaataaatcatagaCCACATATAGGGAAGAAACCCTATGCATGTAAGCCTTGTGGAAAATCATTCAGTTATAAATTCTGCCGTGCAATTCATTACGGTACTCACATAGTGGAAAACTCTCATGTGTTTAATGAACATGGAGAAGCCACTTACCAGAAGTCACatctcataaatcatcagagaattcacacaggagagaaaccttatgaatgtaatgactgtggaaaaacctttggccGGAAGTCATACCTCATAaatcaccagagaattcacacaggagagaaaccttatgaatgcaatgactgtggtaaAGGCTTTGTCCGGAATCcaaacctcataaatcaccagagaattcacacaggagagaaaccttatgaatgcaatgactgtggtaaAGCCTTTGTCCGGAAGCTGAACCTCATAactcatcagagaattcacacaggagagaaaccttatgaatgcagtgactgtggaaaagcctttcgaTATAAATCAACcctcacaaatcatcagagaattcacacaggggggaaaccttatgaatgtcatgactgtggaaaatcctttatgtggaagtcagatctcatcctacatcagagaattcacataggggaaaaaccttatgaatgcaatgactgtggtaaAGCCTTTGGCCACAAGCCAAACCTCAtaactcatcagaaaattcacacagcagagaaaccttatgaatgcaatgagtgTGGCAAAGCCTTCATGTGGAAGACAGATCTCATactacatcagagaattcacagaggaaaTAAATCTTATGAGTGCcatgactgtggaaaagcattTGGCCAGAAGTCACACCACATAaatcaccagagaattcacacaggagagaaaccttatgaatgcagtgactgtggaaaatcctttagCCAGAAGTCAATcctcacaaatcatcagagaattcacacaggggagaaaccgtatgaatgtaatgactgtcgAAAAGCCTttagccagaagtcaaacctcataagtcatcagagaattcacacaggggagaaaccttatgaatgtagtgactgtggaaaagcctttagccAGCAGTCACACCTCATaagtcatcagagaattcacgcaggggagaaaccttatgaatgtagtgactgtggaaaagcctttagccAGCAGTCACACCTCATaagtcatcagagaattcacacaggggagtaa